A stretch of the Lolium perenne isolate Kyuss_39 chromosome 3, Kyuss_2.0, whole genome shotgun sequence genome encodes the following:
- the LOC127344982 gene encoding uncharacterized protein: MAAAAARRLCSAAAAQPPRLKKLALNAPKSVEVEFADGSSFHLSAEFLRVYSPAADSKIRSIAGEKVIFGRRHVGIMSAESVGNYGVRILFDDLHKTGIFTWDYLHHLGSNKFSLSRNYIKTLRKHGLSRDPGKRK; encoded by the exons atggcggcggcggcggcccggcggctgtgtagcgcggcggcggcgcagccCCCGCGCCTGAAGAAGCTCGCGCTGAACGCGCCCAAATCC GTGGAGGTTGAATTTGCAGATGGCAGCTCATTCCATCTGTCAGCTGAGTTTCTTAGAGTTTACAGCCCAGCAGCTGACAGCAAAATCAGATCAATAGCTGGTGAGAAG GTTATATTTGGGCGGAGACATGTTGGAATAATGTCAGCTGAATCAGTAGGAAATTATGGAGTTCG GATATTGTTTGATGATTTGCACAAGACTGGGATCTTCACTTGGGACTACTTGCACCATCTGGGTTCTAATAAATTCAGTTTGTCACGAAATTATATCAAAACTTTGAGGAAACACGGTCTTAGTCGGGATCCTGGGAAAAGAAAATGA